Part of the Vigna angularis cultivar LongXiaoDou No.4 chromosome 1, ASM1680809v1, whole genome shotgun sequence genome, aaaatagtaagtAAATCAAGAGGcaaatgaagaataaataaaaaaacatatcttagtaaattttttaatctttattattaattttatgttttattatttattaatattaaattacgtgttttataaaaaagaaaaatatctagttaatttaattaccATAAATTCTTATTATACATATACAAAATTTTTGATAGCTAGGGGTTTTCATCCGTTAAAAATTTTAGGAGTTTTATCTAATGATAGTTCAATAGTGGTGGCATCGATGGGTggtacactacaaaaaagtagggcgttaccgaaggccagaagccctcgaaAAATGCCAAAAACCGTCGATAATGGatgtttaccgaaggcctatcgacggccaaaaatccttcggtaaatcccttgtcgctaaccattaccgagggctttcgcccttcggtaattaccgagggccataagccttcggtaattaccgaagggcgaaagccttcggtaattaccgaagggcggaagccttcggtaatgggCAGACAAGGacatttaccgaagggcaaaagccttcggtaaaatgCAGAGCAGGTTTCAGAGAAATGGTTTTCCCTCTGCAACCCAGACCTGTATAACAAATTTCAtttacaaacagacctgcataacagttttcaaacacatacaaagatgcataatgtgcatctcaaagatcCAAACAATGATCAATATCCAAGGCACATCAAATAATCCACAGGACATCcattaatgtataaataatgtatttatagttcaaacataaaacaatataacaCAAGGATGTTGTAACATCCAAAGTCTGGAAGTACATCTAACATTGAAATGATATCAACtcaaaatgttctaatatcGAAATGTTTGTCTaacaagtaataagaaaatgaaacctaataatgtacataactatcatcagaatgattttcatcatcctgctcctctattgatggctggactggtgtgggttggactgatgagggttggactgatgagggttggactgaagTGGGCTGCTGAGTGGCAGCAGGTGATGAGGAAGGTCGTGATTGGGTGGGAGGGATATTTTGTACGTCCTGTGAGGTTTGAGGCAAGACAGTCATGACCAGGGCCTTCAAATTTGTAAACTCTGCTCTGAGATCAGTGAGCTCCTGGTCACGTTCATGGAGTTCCCGCCTGAGTTGAAGAACCTCGTCAGGAGtactggtggaagaagaaggctggtgcttcagagtacctcctctggatgctgtatagtttgcagcaagctGTCCCGCACCATagactcgtccctttttcttcccaccaacggtGTCGATCCAGCACTGCgtcctacggatgtcatcatctgcattactggcatcatccggtgtaggagctgactcatgttcagatctaacctgtgaaagtctcgtagaaaagtcttcctgttgaaacattaaaagcaatgtcagggaacgatagtataacataaatgaacaattactaatagtgttatttgcttacatgagtcttccgagatctttcatcaacaaattgaTTAGTTCCCTTCCGAACgtgagtctgtgcaaagacctcatcaacatggaccgcccgtcctagagcctgtgcctgtaacataattaagaattacaagcgtacatatgaaatacaatatacataacttatttatgaaagaaaaagttatgtaatgagattataccatacgaatggcatgctcatgaatggtgatcgacccaccagtatgcagggtgccacccctttcagacgctctgttccgctgggctttggcacacttattgcggaactctactgtattccaatgggccagtaaagagttccaaatgtgcTCACCCAGCCAGTTAGGGCGCTGTCCTGCAAtccgggcatccctaaacatctctgacagccgatgagatgctttcatgtggaaatttctgtgtatctgagtttcatgttcaggtttccactgcaccttcatctgtaacattaaagagaacaaacattgattacagaacatactaaaataagacgGACATTAGTGTAATAGATTGCTCACCTGAAAGCGCTGCCAGAATGGCTTTCTGTCGTCATgaggtattgctccccaagtaggccatggagttaaaaactgttgctttattgaacgtgtgatggcctgggaagcaaccctagatggaataaacctgcataacaaaactcatttcaattacaatatggtttaaacatcaaatgaTATCAACAGATTATaaacttaccctttaccatagggctcaatccatggtcgatcatggaggggcgggtcaagaTCTTCAgcatcaccacttgaatctggatcaccaagtggtgtgacagtctcagaaggaggtacagaagatgaggaaggtatagaagtagggtcagggagaggagtgggggtaataacaATAGGGGGAGGAGTGAGGGTGGCAataagaggaggaggaagagggtctgctGCAGGGGTTGTAGAAGGGTGTGCtgcaggaggaggagaagggtcTACTGCAGTGGTAGTAGAAGGGTGTACTGCACGAGGAGGAAGAGTAGGGTCTACTGCTGGTGTAGGAGTCTGTATactaggggtaggaggaggccccacagatgatgaACTACCGGGAGCAGGGGTAGGTAGtctagcaggcaccctaagtacatactttggtgcctgcCGTTTCCTCTTTGTAGGCCTTGCTACCCCTTTTCCTTTATTAGGACGCTCTGtaccttgtcctgtcattactgcattgaaatggttacatACAAAgcgaataaatataaataaataaagaaggatGAATTGTTTTCAAAGTCAATGTACAagtaattgcatacaacttaaagatggtattttagataatggtaatgaaatgatagtccaatttgctacaatagatgttcaacattcaatcatcgtcatcatgatcatcatcttcatcttcatcttcatcttcatcatcgtctttttctgcttgttcttcttcttcatcgtcatcatcatcatcttcttcttcttcttcttcttcatcttcttcctcttcttcttgttcttcttcttcttcttcctctttttcttcatcaccttgtattgttgcttctaattcatctccatcaccatcagggtcgaccaatgcggttatacgttcaacttcgaTAATTTCTcgtggttgtgacatttggtcaagttggtaggctacatcttcctcaacttcatttGAGTCTATGCAACCTCTAGGCTTCGTTTGTATTGCTAcggcccaaccacgcttgtcaatattgcgaaatggtggatatggcacataataaacctgtctcACATTAgatggtagaatgaaaggatcaaaaggcccatatcttaatctctggttcagttcgacaatattaaagcgtggatcgactctagtaccagctctaga contains:
- the LOC128194958 gene encoding uncharacterized protein LOC128194958, coding for MYPFERFMGESKRSVKNKARVEGSICAAYLHRETTYFCSHYFKNFMLSPTHVRNEMQWQVEPREGALSVFRQSGRHAGKEFTHWLTDAEFNSAHVHVLINCSEVKPYLDSFVVAEQVAEGNTSARIHSEFPHWFRNQVFNQALTPTVQELRHLSNWPMRCVKEWHTYFINGYKFHTHEWSKGKKTSNCGVYVKGLTEGSYDDFYGIIHKIYELEYNSTTSPNRVVLFYCEWFDPSRAGTRVDPRFNIVELNQRLRYGPFDPFILPSNVRQVYYVPYPPFRNIDKRGWAVAIQTKPRVMTGQGTERPNKGKGVARPTKRKRQAPKYVLRVPARLPTPAPGSSSSVGPPPTPSIQTPTPAVDPTLPPRAVHPSTTTAVDPSPPPAAHPSTTPAADPLPPPLIATLTPPPIVITPTPLPDPTSIPSSSSVPPSETVTPLGDPDSSGDAEDLDPPLHDRPWIEPYGKGFIPSRVASQAITRSIKQQFLTPWPTWGAIPHDDRKPFWQRFQMKVQWKPEHETQIHRNFHMKASHRLSEMFRDARIAGQRPNWLGEHIWNSLLAHWNTVEFRNKCAKAQRNRASERGGTLHTGGSITIHEHAIRMAQALGRAVHVDEVFAQTHVRKGTNQFVDERSRKTHEDFSTRLSQVRSEHESAPTPDDASNADDDIRRTQCWIDTVGGKKKGRVYGAGQLAANYTASRGGTLKHQPSSSTSTPDEVLQLRRELHERDQELTDLRAEFTNLKALVMTVLPQTSQDVQNIPPTQSRPSSSPAATQQPTSVQPSSVQPSSVQPTPVQPSIEEQDDENHSDDSYVHY